From Verrucomicrobia bacterium S94, the proteins below share one genomic window:
- a CDS encoding sulfatase: MKKYWFVLLLCILGCTAFAADRPNILFILVDDLGYGDVGFNGSTFYETPNIDKLADTGLIIENSYMYPTCSPSRTAIATGKQSFRTGVYTVPVLERGDDQVSIFSRWTVGEEHIMYSQPLAEAGYKNIHLGKWHLVGPYPEEELNGQWPRKEKLSQPDPWDYSWAEKHKKEYVKYYPEGRGYLKNIGGTYRGDPALEIGGYKGETGGYWAPFNNPFIPEKNPKDKWLTDYLTTEAIKFMGEYKEGPFFINLHYYTVHAPVRGRSEELVRKYLNKPGDPESGQGMQEGKRRRHTAEYATMIESLDDNVGRLVEFLEKNGLRENTLILFSSDNGWNAGINNRMRGKKGYIWEGGIRVPTFINWPGHVTARRTEVPVHCVDYFPTFMDLAGIHYTGTLDGESIVPLFRRDDPSLAARPLFWHLASEFRNPTSSIIRKNDMKLVQFLATGEVELYNLKTDPKEEHNIAANNPELTEQLLRELKAWRKTNNVPLPPNAVVGN, translated from the coding sequence ATGAAAAAATACTGGTTTGTTCTGTTGCTCTGTATTCTTGGGTGTACTGCATTTGCGGCGGATCGGCCCAATATTCTTTTCATTCTCGTCGATGATCTCGGGTACGGTGATGTCGGTTTCAACGGTTCGACGTTTTATGAAACGCCGAATATCGACAAACTGGCCGACACCGGCCTGATCATCGAAAACAGCTATATGTATCCCACCTGTTCTCCCTCACGAACGGCCATCGCAACGGGAAAACAGTCCTTCCGCACCGGCGTATACACCGTGCCGGTACTGGAAAGGGGCGACGACCAGGTCAGTATTTTTTCCCGTTGGACCGTCGGTGAAGAACACATTATGTACAGTCAGCCGCTGGCGGAAGCCGGCTATAAAAATATTCATCTGGGCAAATGGCACCTGGTCGGCCCCTATCCCGAAGAGGAACTGAACGGCCAATGGCCGCGCAAAGAAAAACTGAGCCAGCCCGATCCCTGGGATTACAGCTGGGCCGAAAAACATAAAAAAGAATACGTTAAATATTATCCCGAAGGCCGTGGATACCTGAAAAACATCGGCGGAACCTATCGCGGAGATCCGGCGCTGGAGATCGGCGGCTACAAGGGGGAAACCGGCGGTTACTGGGCGCCCTTTAACAATCCGTTTATCCCCGAAAAAAATCCGAAGGATAAATGGCTGACCGACTACCTCACCACCGAAGCCATTAAGTTTATGGGTGAATACAAAGAGGGCCCCTTTTTCATCAACCTCCACTACTACACCGTACACGCCCCCGTCCGCGGACGAAGCGAAGAACTCGTCCGGAAATACCTCAACAAGCCGGGCGATCCTGAAAGCGGACAGGGTATGCAGGAGGGAAAACGCCGCCGGCATACCGCCGAATATGCCACCATGATTGAATCGCTCGATGACAACGTCGGCCGCCTGGTCGAGTTTCTCGAAAAGAACGGACTTCGCGAAAATACCCTGATTCTCTTTTCCTCCGACAACGGCTGGAACGCCGGCATCAACAACCGCATGCGTGGTAAAAAAGGGTATATCTGGGAAGGCGGAATCCGCGTCCCCACCTTCATTAACTGGCCCGGACACGTCACTGCACGGCGCACAGAGGTGCCCGTTCACTGCGTTGACTACTTCCCCACCTTCATGGACCTCGCCGGCATCCACTACACCGGAACACTCGACGGCGAATCCATCGTACCGCTGTTCCGCCGCGATGATCCCTCCCTCGCCGCCCGCCCGCTGTTCTGGCACCTCGCCAGCGAATTCCGAAATCCCACCAGCTCCATCATCCGCAAAAACGATATGAAACTGGTGCAGTTCCTGGCCACCGGCGAAGTGGAACTCTACAATCTGAAAACAGATCCCAAAGAAGAGCACAACATCGCCGCGAATAATCCGGAACTGACCGAACAGCTGTTACGCGAGCTCAAAGCATGGCGGAAAACCAATAACGTCCCCCTGCCCCCCAATGCCGTGGTCGGCAACTGA
- a CDS encoding FAD-dependent oxidoreductase — MKRRSFFKTSAGTLGAAGLVSMNGEAAIAYNESGKRVTDKWLQMSTGKTGLPKRKETLDFDIAVLGGGMAGISAAIAAARSGVKTVLVQDRPVLGGNASSEMRVTVNGVHGLRDAPKELRVERETGIIEEIMIENWYYNPQESYPVWDHVLYNFVHREPNLTLMLNTQATEAVMDGNKIKAAVCWGYTNETEYTIHAKQFIDCSGDGLLAATAGAEYRTGREGRAEFNESFAPEKPDGWVMGDCIMMITKDMGRPVPFHPPEYALPFDHETAFKDKHRRIKQVKEGFWWIEVGDDFDIIGNREEIRHKLMAYFYGVWDYVKNSGDFPEAENLALDWIGSIPGRRESRRFMGDHILTQNDLLEYRHFEDAVAYGGWSLDEHNPGGIENLKEPASYFHKGFSKLYEIPYRSLYSRNITNLQFAGRNASCSHIALSSTRIISTCALMGQAVGTAAALCLKYGKNPRQIGREHIKELQEQLIRDDVFIPNRPANDPKDLVRSGQLFGSPAKSGDTALLTDGIGRDIYGELHHWESINLPAELQVVWEKPVEVSTVELKADTQLHKKIAMHKNPAKNKGQHTSVPPELIKAMTVEAQVNGQWKEVARVQNNLVRRIRVEFPQVKATAIRLRIQETHGKPTAKIFEVRAYS, encoded by the coding sequence ATGAAACGTAGAAGCTTTTTTAAAACATCAGCCGGTACACTGGGTGCGGCCGGACTGGTTTCCATGAACGGAGAAGCAGCGATTGCCTATAATGAAAGCGGCAAACGCGTCACCGACAAATGGCTGCAGATGAGTACCGGAAAAACAGGCCTGCCGAAACGCAAAGAAACGCTCGATTTTGACATAGCCGTACTGGGAGGCGGAATGGCCGGAATTTCGGCAGCAATTGCGGCGGCACGTTCCGGAGTAAAAACCGTGCTGGTTCAGGACCGTCCGGTGCTGGGCGGCAATGCCTCCAGTGAAATGCGCGTGACCGTGAACGGCGTGCATGGTCTGCGCGATGCTCCGAAAGAACTGCGGGTAGAGCGCGAAACCGGGATCATTGAAGAAATCATGATCGAAAACTGGTATTACAACCCGCAGGAATCCTATCCGGTCTGGGACCATGTACTGTACAATTTTGTCCACCGTGAACCTAATCTGACTCTGATGCTCAATACACAGGCCACAGAAGCGGTTATGGATGGTAATAAAATCAAGGCGGCGGTCTGTTGGGGATATACCAACGAAACCGAATATACCATTCATGCGAAACAGTTTATCGACTGCTCCGGCGACGGCCTGCTGGCCGCAACGGCGGGTGCGGAATACCGTACCGGCCGCGAAGGCCGCGCCGAATTCAATGAATCCTTTGCTCCGGAAAAACCGGATGGATGGGTCATGGGTGACTGCATTATGATGATCACTAAGGATATGGGGCGCCCCGTACCGTTCCATCCGCCGGAATATGCCCTTCCCTTTGACCACGAAACCGCCTTTAAAGATAAACACCGGAGAATCAAACAGGTTAAAGAAGGTTTCTGGTGGATCGAAGTCGGCGATGATTTTGACATCATCGGAAACCGCGAAGAAATCCGGCATAAACTGATGGCCTACTTCTACGGCGTCTGGGATTATGTGAAAAATTCCGGCGATTTCCCGGAAGCGGAAAATCTGGCACTGGACTGGATCGGCTCTATTCCCGGCCGCCGGGAATCGCGCCGCTTTATGGGCGATCATATTCTCACGCAGAACGATCTGCTGGAATACCGTCATTTCGAGGACGCTGTTGCCTATGGCGGCTGGTCGCTGGATGAACATAATCCGGGCGGAATTGAGAACCTGAAAGAACCGGCGAGTTATTTCCACAAGGGATTCTCGAAACTCTACGAAATCCCCTACCGCAGCCTCTATTCAAGAAATATTACCAATCTGCAGTTTGCCGGACGCAATGCGAGCTGCTCTCATATTGCCCTCTCCTCCACCCGTATTATCAGCACCTGTGCGCTCATGGGACAGGCCGTTGGTACGGCGGCGGCCCTGTGCCTCAAATACGGTAAAAATCCCCGGCAGATCGGCCGGGAGCACATCAAGGAACTTCAGGAACAGCTGATCCGCGATGATGTTTTCATTCCCAACCGTCCGGCCAATGATCCGAAGGATCTCGTTCGCAGCGGACAGCTGTTCGGCTCCCCGGCTAAAAGCGGGGATACGGCGCTGCTGACCGATGGGATTGGACGCGATATCTACGGCGAGCTGCATCATTGGGAATCCATCAACCTGCCGGCGGAGCTCCAGGTAGTCTGGGAAAAACCGGTAGAAGTTTCCACCGTTGAACTCAAGGCCGATACCCAGCTCCATAAAAAAATCGCCATGCATAAAAATCCGGCTAAAAACAAGGGGCAGCATACGTCTGTTCCGCCGGAATTGATCAAAGCCATGACGGTTGAAGCACAGGTGAACGGTCAGTGGAAAGAAGTGGCCCGGGTGCAAAACAATCTGGTCCGCAGAATCCGGGTCGAGTTTCCCCAGGTGAAAGCAACGGCCATTCGCCTCCGGATTCAGGAGACGCACGGAAAACCGACGGCCAAGATTTTTGAAGTCCGCGCATACTCGTAA
- a CDS encoding DUF229 domain-containing protein, translating into MKLQLIFGSFFLTLSLFAEDRPNILLIMVDDLNTSIGCFDGPAFTPNIDRFAETGIKFTNAYSACPSCNPSRVSMMVGQRPENNGVFNNTQHFRETAPAKDLITFPQLLKANGYHTIAAGKVFHHRRGSRDLPDPQSDPQSWTYQPGISGGKYFGHDFKNRFHQPDGLPKWVLNTRVQVDPKDRKRLKSTWVWGPLEEDIEPTDTLDWNTAEWAAAWLNKDRSDPKLKSAPSPDEKPWLLACGIFRPHIPLICPKEFFDLYQTEEHKHRLIMPDIPPDDIMDLPKAAGAGKDWFAKYVKDWPEEWAYLRHAYYACTTYADAAVGILLDGLEKSGYADNTIVILMGDHGYQLGEKDRLGKAKVWRGASGMPMIIRMPNGKTGTADSAVSMIDIYPTLVELLGLKAPHKLDGTSLLPLLENPEAKRTEPAVITSTGGTQIGVVHDQWHYISYSDGSEELYDHSVDPGEITNLMHPSNYKEKYRIVANRLKNHLPANRSM; encoded by the coding sequence GTGAAATTGCAGCTTATATTTGGAAGCTTTTTCCTGACATTAAGCCTGTTTGCAGAAGACAGGCCCAATATTCTGCTGATCATGGTCGACGATCTGAACACCTCGATCGGCTGTTTCGACGGCCCGGCATTTACCCCGAACATCGACCGGTTTGCCGAAACCGGCATCAAATTTACCAACGCCTATTCAGCCTGCCCTTCATGCAATCCTTCGCGCGTTTCGATGATGGTGGGACAGCGGCCGGAAAATAACGGAGTTTTCAACAACACCCAGCACTTCAGGGAAACCGCGCCGGCTAAAGATCTGATCACTTTCCCGCAGTTGCTGAAGGCCAATGGGTATCACACCATAGCCGCCGGCAAAGTGTTTCATCACCGTCGTGGTTCCCGTGATCTTCCGGACCCGCAGTCGGACCCTCAATCCTGGACGTATCAGCCGGGTATCTCTGGCGGAAAATATTTCGGACACGATTTCAAGAACCGTTTTCATCAGCCGGACGGTCTGCCTAAATGGGTACTGAACACCCGTGTTCAGGTTGATCCGAAAGACCGGAAACGGCTGAAATCAACCTGGGTCTGGGGGCCTCTCGAAGAGGATATCGAACCGACCGATACCCTGGACTGGAATACGGCGGAATGGGCCGCGGCCTGGTTGAATAAAGATCGGTCCGATCCGAAGCTGAAATCGGCCCCGTCGCCGGATGAAAAACCGTGGCTGCTGGCCTGCGGCATTTTCCGCCCTCATATTCCACTGATCTGCCCTAAGGAATTTTTTGATCTCTACCAAACCGAGGAACATAAACATCGCCTTATAATGCCTGATATTCCGCCGGACGACATCATGGATCTTCCGAAAGCCGCCGGAGCCGGAAAGGACTGGTTTGCAAAATATGTGAAAGACTGGCCGGAGGAATGGGCTTATCTGCGGCATGCCTACTATGCCTGTACCACCTATGCCGATGCGGCAGTAGGCATTCTGCTCGATGGCCTGGAAAAGAGCGGGTATGCCGATAACACCATCGTGATCCTTATGGGCGATCACGGGTATCAGCTCGGTGAAAAAGACCGCCTGGGTAAAGCAAAGGTCTGGCGGGGAGCATCCGGCATGCCGATGATTATCCGTATGCCGAACGGAAAAACCGGTACAGCGGATTCAGCGGTATCCATGATTGATATCTACCCCACTCTCGTTGAGTTGCTTGGGCTGAAAGCGCCGCATAAACTGGATGGAACCAGTCTGCTTCCCCTTCTTGAAAATCCTGAAGCAAAGCGAACTGAACCGGCTGTTATTACCAGCACCGGCGGAACCCAGATCGGCGTTGTACACGATCAATGGCACTACATCAGCTACAGCGACGGATCCGAAGAACTGTACGATCACAGTGTAGACCCCGGAGAAATCACCAATCTGATGCATCCCTCCAACTACAAAGAAAAATACCGTATCGTTGCAAACCGGCTGAAAAACCATCTTCCCGCAAACCGCAGCATGTAA
- a CDS encoding DUF4976 domain-containing protein — MNRRQFSSIMTAAGFSSMARTTLAAKSKKPNLLIIHTDEHNFRTLGCYREQLSPEQAFVWGKDYGVDTPNIDSIAHEGAICNNYYCSSPVCTPSRASLITGLYPQATGAPKNGDRIRQDIPTFASILTENGYATSYVGKWHLDGHDKYSFGIEYKAGFADNTYMMRGGHAPFFQVKNNAVFKGGIGEKTADKLPKDEVVHMTDFFTDKTLEILERDKDKPFAVMLSIPDPHTPDYARPPYHTMYDHMDLQPPKTQAPEYTAAKPGWAKPLNKMDKNEADGFDPKPLRQYFGMVKHIDDSVGRILTFLDKNGLKENTIVVFTADHGDMFYEHNRHNKGVPYEASAKIPYVIRYPKAIPSGKVINKAYTNCDFTPTTLALMGVNTDATFHGSDTSADFLSPEKTVTGNRITYFAKSGGWWVAAVDGRYKLVLDKNEKPWLFDLQKDPDELVNQYNNPEYAEIAERLQNELFKQMKQFDEPGLKNKRPYVLKG, encoded by the coding sequence ATGAACAGACGTCAGTTTTCATCCATCATGACCGCAGCCGGTTTCAGCAGCATGGCGCGCACTACACTGGCTGCAAAATCAAAAAAACCGAACCTGCTTATTATTCACACCGACGAACATAACTTCAGGACGCTGGGCTGTTACCGCGAACAGCTGAGTCCGGAACAGGCCTTTGTCTGGGGAAAAGACTACGGAGTCGACACTCCGAATATTGACTCCATTGCGCACGAAGGGGCCATCTGCAACAACTACTACTGTTCCTCCCCGGTCTGTACCCCGTCACGCGCCTCGCTGATCACCGGTCTGTATCCCCAGGCGACCGGTGCTCCGAAAAACGGTGACCGCATCCGGCAGGATATCCCTACCTTTGCCTCCATTCTTACTGAAAACGGCTATGCAACTTCCTATGTCGGCAAATGGCATCTGGACGGCCACGACAAATACAGCTTCGGAATTGAGTACAAAGCCGGCTTTGCAGATAACACCTACATGATGCGCGGCGGCCACGCTCCGTTTTTCCAGGTGAAAAACAACGCCGTGTTCAAGGGAGGCATCGGCGAAAAAACTGCGGACAAACTGCCGAAAGATGAAGTGGTACACATGACCGATTTCTTCACCGATAAAACGCTGGAAATTCTCGAACGGGATAAGGACAAGCCGTTTGCCGTAATGCTCTCGATTCCCGACCCGCATACCCCGGATTATGCCCGCCCGCCCTACCACACGATGTATGATCACATGGATCTCCAGCCGCCGAAAACACAGGCCCCGGAATATACCGCCGCTAAACCGGGCTGGGCCAAACCGCTGAATAAAATGGATAAAAATGAAGCCGACGGGTTCGATCCCAAACCACTGCGTCAGTATTTCGGCATGGTGAAACATATCGATGATTCAGTCGGTCGTATCCTGACCTTTCTCGATAAAAACGGACTGAAGGAGAATACGATTGTTGTGTTTACTGCCGACCACGGCGATATGTTCTATGAACACAACCGGCACAACAAAGGGGTACCCTACGAGGCCTCAGCCAAAATTCCCTATGTCATCCGCTATCCGAAAGCCATTCCTTCCGGAAAAGTGATCAATAAGGCATATACCAACTGCGACTTCACCCCCACCACCCTGGCATTGATGGGCGTAAATACCGATGCAACCTTCCATGGTTCCGACACCTCCGCCGATTTCCTCAGCCCGGAAAAAACGGTAACCGGCAACCGAATTACCTATTTTGCCAAAAGTGGCGGCTGGTGGGTGGCGGCGGTCGACGGACGCTACAAACTGGTGCTGGATAAAAATGAAAAACCTTGGCTGTTCGATCTGCAGAAGGATCCGGATGAACTGGTGAATCAATACAATAACCCGGAATATGCGGAAATTGCCGAACGGCTGCAGAATGAACTGTTCAAACAGATGAAGCAGTTTGATGAACCCGGACTGAAAAACAAACGTCCGTATGTGCTTAAAGGATAA
- a CDS encoding sulfatase, which yields MFRIGIGTAVLLCAVLANGKPNVVLVMADDIGLGDISFYQRSKGRKVPTVETPNIDRLIAEGMHFTDAHSPASLCAPTRFSMLTGNYSYRNHKPFGVWKPEEKSGIDKGGFTTIARLAKAGGYQTAFFGKWGLGSSWLRYPIDWKKLSGGALHFGFDYALELPEGIQNIPFAFYENQVWMKLADDSVITEIDADQTHYSTSKKHLDRGGIADSNWDPTLAGPMLAEKAVAYISTHAAAPFFIYYCSQAVHIPHAPPEELDGVGIRGTTPGKHGDMIKELDVQVGMLVRALKEAGVYNNTLFVFTSDNGGLSWDKDMKKAGHNTSNGLSGSKGSIMEGGHRVPFIAVWPGKIKAGSVCDEPIVSHDMVATVATLAGRPVDRNLIKDSLNLIPVFQGRKPAERHTVLMHQQSGGPCWAIREGDWKLILKAAENVPDFKFKPEKLLEPGVMQPFGLYNLKHDLAEKNNLIRNPEYKSKIQSMAQRCFELRKTGAPTID from the coding sequence ATGTTTAGAATCGGAATAGGTACGGCAGTGCTTCTGTGCGCAGTGCTCGCAAACGGAAAACCGAATGTGGTTCTGGTGATGGCCGATGATATCGGTCTGGGTGATATCAGCTTTTACCAACGTTCGAAGGGCAGAAAAGTCCCCACGGTGGAAACGCCGAACATTGACCGTCTGATTGCTGAAGGCATGCACTTTACCGACGCTCACTCTCCTGCATCACTATGCGCCCCCACCCGCTTTTCAATGCTGACCGGAAATTATTCCTACCGGAATCACAAACCGTTCGGCGTCTGGAAGCCGGAAGAAAAATCCGGCATCGATAAGGGTGGATTCACCACGATTGCCCGATTGGCTAAAGCGGGCGGATACCAGACTGCATTTTTCGGAAAGTGGGGGTTGGGCAGTTCCTGGCTGAGGTATCCGATCGACTGGAAAAAACTGTCCGGCGGAGCCCTTCACTTCGGTTTTGATTATGCGCTCGAACTGCCCGAAGGCATTCAGAACATTCCCTTTGCCTTCTATGAAAACCAGGTCTGGATGAAACTGGCCGACGATTCGGTCATCACCGAAATTGATGCCGACCAGACACATTATTCCACCTCAAAAAAACATCTCGATCGCGGCGGCATAGCCGACTCCAACTGGGATCCGACTCTGGCCGGACCGATGCTGGCTGAAAAAGCCGTCGCCTACATCTCTACTCATGCCGCCGCGCCTTTTTTTATCTATTACTGTTCGCAGGCTGTACACATCCCTCACGCTCCGCCGGAAGAGCTGGACGGGGTCGGAATCAGGGGAACCACGCCGGGCAAACACGGTGACATGATCAAAGAGCTCGATGTACAGGTCGGCATGCTGGTTCGCGCGCTGAAAGAGGCCGGGGTATACAACAATACGCTCTTTGTCTTTACCTCCGATAACGGCGGACTGTCCTGGGATAAGGATATGAAAAAAGCCGGACATAACACTTCCAACGGACTCAGCGGCAGCAAAGGTTCCATTATGGAAGGCGGACACCGCGTACCGTTCATTGCGGTCTGGCCGGGAAAAATCAAAGCGGGTTCGGTTTGCGATGAGCCGATTGTTTCCCACGATATGGTGGCAACCGTCGCCACGCTGGCCGGCCGGCCGGTTGATCGCAATCTCATCAAAGATTCACTCAACTTAATCCCCGTTTTCCAGGGGCGGAAACCGGCGGAACGACACACCGTTTTAATGCACCAGCAATCCGGAGGACCATGCTGGGCGATTCGCGAGGGCGATTGGAAACTGATCCTGAAAGCTGCGGAAAACGTTCCGGATTTTAAATTCAAACCTGAAAAACTGCTGGAGCCCGGCGTAATGCAGCCTTTCGGTCTGTACAACCTGAAACATGACCTTGCTGAGAAAAACAATCTGATCCGTAACCCGGAATATAAATCCAAAATACAATCAATGGCTCAACGCTGCTTTGAACTGCGCAAAACCGGGGCCCCAACCATAGATTAA